Genomic DNA from Rhodothermales bacterium:
TGGCCCATGCCAGAGAGCTCCTGGTCGTTGGCCTTGAAGGTCAGGGCACCCGTTACCCGGCTGGCTAGCACGGTGCCGTCCACCTGGGCCCGACCATCCACGCTGGACAGGCGGATCAGCTTGTCGGTCACGTCCACGGTTGCGTCGGCCGAGACCATCAACACCGACAGCACGTCCACGCTCTGCAGCATGGTGAGCGTGTGGGTTGGGCCAGCCACCATTAGGCGATCTACCTGACGATTGGTGCCCGGTGTCCAGGTCGCGTCGTCGGTCAGCTCAAAAGAAAGGGTCGCCCCCGGACCAGCGGCCGAAAACGCACCTCCCTGGCTGTCGTCGAATGAGCCTCGCACCACCAGGGTGTTGGATTCGGCAACCCTGAGATCTCCTCCTGAGCGGATCTGCACGCCGCCCGCCGCGACGCCCGGGTCAGGGGACGCGCCCAGGCTGATCTCGGTCAGCCCATCGACCACGAGATTCCCGCCGACGTCGGTGCCGGCGGCCCCTGGTCCGAAGGAATTGCTTCCTGTCAGCTCGAGGTTGCCAGCCACGGCGAGCGCGGAGGTGATGGCGCCTGACCCCGACACAACCAGATTCCCGCCCACAGTCAGGCTGGCGGCCAGGTTGCCGTTTCCGGAGATGGTGAGGTTGCCTTCAACATTCGCCATGCCGACGGCCCCATCGCCCGAAACAACCACCGATCCATCTGCGCCCGAAACCAGGCCGATCTCCGTAAAGTCGCCGTTGGAGGTCAACTCAACGGTGAGGCTGGGGCCTACCTCGATGGTCCCGGCATTGTTGACGTCCCCATCGATGCCAGCGTTGCCGTTAAACACGATGCGTTGCCCGGACGCGTTGATCAGGGCACCTTCGATGGTTGCATCGTCATAGAACTCCACCCGGCCGAGCACATTGTTGATCGAGTTCGGCGAAAGTCCTGGTGCCACCGCCGCGTGGATGACGGCGGCCGCATGGAATTCCACTCGCGCGTCCGCGTGTGTGTTGTAGACATGCTCCACCTGAGCCGAGCCGCGCACAATGACTTCGCCGCGGTTCTGGAAAATGGCCACATCGACGTCATTGACCTGTGTCGTGGCCTCGTTGGTGGTCGGCACGGCCACCGAGCGGATCTCCTCACGGACCGTGACCGAGCCGCCGACTCCGTTCACGAGAAGTCGCATCTGGTCCAGTCCGGGGTTGGGTCCCGCGACGCCGCTGAAGACCACGTTGCCCAACGCCATGGTGCCGCCCGCGGCGTTATCAATGGCCGGCTTTGCGACCTCATCGTTGGTATTGGCCGTGAACGACAGCGTGCCGAGCACCGAAAGAGTGCCTCCCGATTCGGCGTTGACCAGGTGGTTGTCGAAGAGCTCGAGATCCGTAAACGTCAGGTCTCCGGTGGCGCCATCGGACCGGCGGGCGTCCCCCCGGCTGGAGACGGTGGAGAAGAGGGTGACGTCCACGGAAGTGCCGGGGGCGACCGTCAATCCGCTCAACGAGATGGGATTCGGGAAGTCGAGAGACCCGGAGGCCTGGTCGATGGTTATCGTTCCGGAGCCCAGGTCGGCCGGCAACTCCAGGCCCGCGGTAGTCGACTGGCCCGGATCGTCGTCGTTGTAGACGACGAAAGTATTGGCACCGAATGATGGTGCATTGCCGCGGATCGCCCCGTGCTCCCTGGTAATCGTGACCCCGTCCGGCAGCACGAGATCGCCTGGCGAAATCACTGTCAGATCGCCGCCCCGGAGAATGAGATTGCCTCCGGCACCCACGGCAAGGGCGTTCGCTCCGCCGGAAACCGTGATGTCCTGCATCACGACCAGGTCTCCGGAGATGGTCGCGATCACCTCGGAGCCAAGCGCCTCGATACGAAACGTGACCGCCTTGTCCACCGTCAGCAGCCCTCCAGAGGGGCCGTAGGTGCCCGCTTCCACAAAGATCACATCCCCGGTCGTCGCGGCGTCCAAGGCTCCTTCAAGTGTCTGCTTGGGGCCGACACCTCCGCCGAGCACCTCGAAGCGGCTCCCGTCAAACGCGTCGTCTCCATTGGTGGAGGAAACGTAAATGTCCGCAGCCGCCGCCGGCAGCACGACGGCAATGGCGAAGGAGATACTCAGTACCAGGAATCGGAAACAAGAATGCATTGTCCAGCTCCAGAAGGAGACGCTACTTGATCAACAGAATTGGTTTGGTCAGACGGCGCTCGGCGGCGTCGAAGACCAGCAGGTAAGCCCCCGCGCCGAGCGAGGAGAGATCCAGGTTGAGGTAGTGGGTACCGGCCGCCAGATAGCCGTCATGGATCCGGGCTACCGACCGCCCGAGGAGATCCAGAACACGCACCGACGCCGCGCCGGCGGTCGGCAGTTCCAGCGCCACCCTGCCGATCCCCGAGACCGGCTGCGGCGCGACGCTCACTCCCAGGTCAGCAGGAAGCTCTGAGTCGGACTCGGCGCCCGTGATTGCTCCGCGAAACAGGGTGATTTCAATCGGCGAGGATGTCGTCTCGGCCTCGCCGTCCGACACTTCGAGCCACTGGAAGCCCTGGACTACGCTTCCCCGGTCGATTCCGCCGGCAGTAAGCGCGGCGCCCAGTTCTCCCACCGTGGTTTCGAACGATGTGCTGGTGAGCCAGGGGGACGCGAACAGCACCTTAAGCACGTCGTCAGCCACCACCCAGCGGTACTCGACCGGGTCGCCTTCCGGATCCAAAGCCCGGGCCCAGCGAATTTCGATTGCTCCGCTCGGATCTCCACTCAGGATCAGCGTCGCGCCCGGGCCTGGGGCCACCACCTGTCCGGGATGCGGGGGGTCGTTCACCGGCAAGACCTGGACCGAGACGGTTCCAACAACGCTCGCATTGCCATCCGTGGCCACGTAGGTGAAGGAGTCCTGCCCATGGAAGTCCTTTGCCGGCGTGTACTGAAATCCGCCGTCCGCATCGATAATCAGCGAGCCATGTGACGGACGCGATTCCAGCGACGTTGATAGCGGTTGTCCGTCAGGGTCTGTGTCGTTGGCCAGCACCCCCGATGCTGCGGAGACCTCCAGCACCTGATCTTCGCGCGTTGCGTACGAGTCGGCCTGCGTTACCGGGGCCTGGTTGACGCCGCCGATGGTTATGAGAATCTCGGCCGGAGTGCTGTACAGTTGACCGTCGAACACGCGGTAGGCGACAACATCCTCGCCCGAGCTACCCGCGGTTGCCGTGTAGGTAGCCAGGTTTCCGGCCAACTGAAGTGAGCCCTTCTGTGGTCCGGGGGCCTGAACGAAGTAGCTCAGGGCGTCTCCATCTACGTCCGAGGCCGTCAGTGTAAGCGTGACAGACTCTCCTGCGGCGACCGAGGCCTGAGCAGCGCTGGCCACAGGCGCATCATTGACCGGGGCAATGATTAGTCTCACCGAGACGGCCGGGGACTCCGTATTTGCGTCAGTGGCCCTATATGTGAACCCGTCCTCGCCGTGAAAGTCGGGCTGGGGCTGGTACTCGAACGAACCATCCGGATTCAGAACGAGGGCGCCGAATAGTGGTCTGTCCAGCAGCTGGGCCGTCAGGGCGTCCCCATCCACGTCGGTGTCGTTGGCCAGGACACCCTCGCCGGCGCTTACGAGGAGAGCGGTGTCTTCATCCAGCGTGTAGGCGTCGACAGAGGCAGCGGGCCCATCGTTCAAGCCACCGACTGTGATTGCGATGCGGGCTTCGGGGGCGTCTTCGACTCCGTCACTCGCTACGTAGCGGACTTCATCCTGGCCCTCGAAGTCCGCGTTCGGCGTGTACGAAAAGACCGCCCCGGCGAATGAGGCTTGCCCGGAGGAGGGCTGTCCCGTCACCCGGTAGGAAACGGACTCCCCCTCGACATCCTGGGAGGGGAAGGTCAGGGTCGCCGTCTGGTCCTCCTGCACGGCCAGGGAGGTGTCGGGGGCGAGGGGCAGGTCATTTACCGCAACCACATCGATCGAGACGTCGGTGGTGTCGGTAGTGCGGGTATCATCTTTGCCTACGTAGCGAAAGAGGTCGCTCCCGGAAAATTCCGGGTCCGGATCGTAGGTGAAGGTGCCGTCCGCCGACAATGCGAGTGTGCCGTGCTCCGGAGGCGATGCCAGAATGGCTTCGGTCGCGTCCTGGTCGTTGGCAAGGACCGAGCTGCCCACCAGCTGCACATCCTCGGGCGTGGAGTAGGAGTCGGGAGTCGCGGTGGGCGCCGGAATCAGCGCTATCACCGTAATGGAGGAAGGCGCCCCGAACGCCGTGAGCACGTTGCCCGTGGCCAGAGAAAAATTGTCTGCCTCGTCGGTCAGGAGAATCGTGAGTACCCAGACGCCGAGAGCGGATTCCTCTGGAAGGACGAGCACGCACTCATAGGTCCCATCGAACTCGTCTCCATCCGTCAGTTCACCGACGCACGTTTCCTGTGTGGCGAATACCGGATTCACTGCCAGGCCCGTGACCAACTTCACGCCGGTGCCCGAGTCCGACACGCCCGCGGTGATCGTAACCTCGACAGGACCGGCCAGCACATCGGCCGTCGACGGATCGACCGAATAGGAGGTCAGGACCGGAGGCAGAATGTCCGTGTTTTGCCCGGAAGCCGTGCCCAGCACCAGCATGCCCACGAGCAGGAATATTGCCCGAGCGCTCCCCGGCCTGGGAAGTCGGATCGAAAAACTCAAAACTGTTAAGAAAAGGACCCGCCGGAGGCAGGGGAAGCAACGATTCAGTCGGGGCCCAGAGCAATAATTCGGAGTGGACCTCGCTATCCAGAGGGCCGCTTCGAAGGGCCGGATAGTAACGGACACAGGCGAACCGGACCAGTGACAAGTCAGTGCACCGCAGTTGTTCGCGCGTTCTTGTCCTGCGAGCCGACATCCGCCGATGCTTCGCTTG
This window encodes:
- a CDS encoding tandem-95 repeat protein, whose amino-acid sequence is MLVLGTASGQNTDILPPVLTSYSVDPSTADVLAGPVEVTITAGVSDSGTGVKLVTGLAVNPVFATQETCVGELTDGDEFDGTYECVLVLPEESALGVWVLTILLTDEADNFSLATGNVLTAFGAPSSITVIALIPAPTATPDSYSTPEDVQLVGSSVLANDQDATEAILASPPEHGTLALSADGTFTYDPDPEFSGSDLFRYVGKDDTRTTDTTDVSIDVVAVNDLPLAPDTSLAVQEDQTATLTFPSQDVEGESVSYRVTGQPSSGQASFAGAVFSYTPNADFEGQDEVRYVASDGVEDAPEARIAITVGGLNDGPAASVDAYTLDEDTALLVSAGEGVLANDTDVDGDALTAQLLDRPLFGALVLNPDGSFEYQPQPDFHGEDGFTYRATDANTESPAVSVRLIIAPVNDAPVASAAQASVAAGESVTLTLTASDVDGDALSYFVQAPGPQKGSLQLAGNLATYTATAGSSGEDVVAYRVFDGQLYSTPAEILITIGGVNQAPVTQADSYATREDQVLEVSAASGVLANDTDPDGQPLSTSLESRPSHGSLIIDADGGFQYTPAKDFHGQDSFTYVATDGNASVVGTVSVQVLPVNDPPHPGQVVAPGPGATLILSGDPSGAIEIRWARALDPEGDPVEYRWVVADDVLKVLFASPWLTSTSFETTVGELGAALTAGGIDRGSVVQGFQWLEVSDGEAETTSSPIEITLFRGAITGAESDSELPADLGVSVAPQPVSGIGRVALELPTAGAASVRVLDLLGRSVARIHDGYLAAGTHYLNLDLSSLGAGAYLLVFDAAERRLTKPILLIK